The following coding sequences are from one Acidimicrobiia bacterium window:
- a CDS encoding TIGR03564 family F420-dependent LLM class oxidoreductase, with product MRISLNASALLSPPDLGKMRDHAVQAAEEGFAGWWVAQTGLVDALTLFTSLAGQTGEMELGTAVIPTYPRHPTMLAGQALTTQAAMGEQPLVLGIGLSHRPVVEGMLGMSFDKPIRHLIDYLEVLNPLLETGAVDYDGEAFTAHIATERPGDAPSVMVAALGEQALKVAGKRSDGTILWMVGPKTIAEHIAPIINQAATDAGRSAPRIMCSLPTCVTDDEAEVRQMMSEMFAIYGQLPSYRAMLDREGAAQPGDVAIVGDEDSVTEQLDALAAAGTTDFAALEFGRNDGENARTRALLKSRL from the coding sequence ATGCGTATTTCATTGAATGCTTCAGCCCTTCTTTCTCCCCCCGACCTTGGCAAGATGCGTGACCACGCTGTCCAAGCAGCCGAAGAAGGTTTCGCCGGCTGGTGGGTGGCTCAAACCGGCCTCGTTGACGCGTTAACGCTTTTTACTTCGTTGGCCGGACAAACCGGTGAGATGGAACTCGGCACGGCGGTTATCCCTACTTACCCTCGGCACCCCACCATGTTGGCCGGGCAGGCCTTAACCACCCAAGCGGCCATGGGTGAACAGCCGCTGGTCTTAGGTATTGGTTTGTCGCACCGCCCGGTAGTGGAAGGCATGCTCGGTATGTCTTTTGACAAGCCCATTCGTCACCTCATTGATTACCTTGAGGTGTTGAACCCGTTGTTAGAAACCGGAGCAGTCGACTACGACGGTGAAGCTTTTACCGCACATATTGCTACGGAACGTCCCGGTGATGCCCCGTCGGTCATGGTGGCAGCTTTGGGAGAACAGGCCCTGAAGGTGGCCGGGAAACGCTCGGACGGCACCATTTTGTGGATGGTAGGGCCCAAAACTATTGCCGAACATATTGCCCCAATAATCAACCAGGCGGCCACTGATGCCGGCCGTTCAGCGCCCCGCATTATGTGCAGCCTGCCGACCTGTGTCACCGACGACGAGGCCGAGGTGCGCCAGATGATGTCAGAAATGTTTGCTATCTACGGCCAGTTACCCAGTTACCGAGCCATGTTGGACCGTGAAGGAGCCGCCCAACCCGGCGACGTGGCCATTGTGGGCGACGAAGATTCGGTCACTGAACAACTAGATGCCTTAGCAGCAGCCGGCACCACCGACTTTGCTGCTTTAGAGTTCGGCCGCAACGACGGCGAAAACGCCCGCACCCGGGCACTGCTTAAAAGCCGACTTTAA
- the ald gene encoding alanine dehydrogenase: MDIGIPAEIKTAERRVGMTPGVAGELTARGHQVTIQTGAGEGAGFSDADYKAVGVQTVDGAEAVFDAAEMIVKVKEPQAVERAMLKPHHTLFTYLHLAADRPQTDDLINSGATCIAYETVTDHAGRLPLLAPMSAIAGRMAIQAGAHALEATQGGAGLLLGGVPGVRPGKVVVIGGGVVGENAAEMAVGLGADVTVLDRSPAVLDGLAKRFNGRVRTVYSTKDELEASVFDADLVVGAVLVKGAKAPRLVTRAMLSHMRPGSVLVDVAVDQGGCFETTKATTHLEPTFVVDGVVHYCVANMPGGVPRTSTQALSNATLPFTLALADQGTTAALQADAHLLNGLNVCGGQITDRAVADTFGLDFVDPLQALENR, encoded by the coding sequence ATGGATATCGGTATCCCCGCAGAAATTAAAACCGCAGAGCGCCGGGTAGGTATGACCCCCGGAGTCGCCGGTGAACTCACCGCACGAGGCCACCAAGTAACCATTCAAACCGGAGCCGGCGAAGGCGCTGGGTTCAGCGACGCCGACTACAAAGCAGTTGGTGTACAAACTGTTGACGGCGCTGAAGCCGTTTTTGATGCTGCCGAAATGATTGTCAAGGTAAAAGAACCCCAAGCTGTGGAACGGGCCATGCTGAAGCCTCACCACACGCTGTTTACTTACCTGCACTTGGCCGCTGACCGCCCCCAAACCGATGACCTGATTAACAGTGGCGCTACCTGCATCGCTTACGAAACGGTCACTGATCACGCTGGGCGACTTCCCCTTTTGGCTCCCATGTCGGCTATCGCCGGTCGCATGGCTATCCAAGCCGGCGCCCACGCTCTTGAAGCTACCCAAGGCGGCGCAGGCCTGCTGCTCGGTGGCGTACCTGGGGTGCGCCCCGGCAAAGTGGTAGTTATCGGAGGCGGCGTGGTAGGCGAAAACGCCGCCGAAATGGCGGTCGGCCTGGGCGCTGACGTTACTGTTTTAGATCGCAGTCCGGCCGTGCTCGACGGCCTCGCCAAACGCTTTAACGGTCGAGTGCGTACTGTGTACTCCACCAAAGACGAACTCGAAGCCTCAGTGTTTGACGCCGATTTAGTAGTGGGTGCCGTATTAGTTAAGGGCGCCAAAGCCCCTCGCTTGGTTACCCGAGCCATGTTGTCGCACATGCGCCCCGGTTCGGTTCTGGTTGACGTAGCCGTTGACCAAGGCGGCTGTTTTGAAACCACCAAAGCAACCACTCACCTTGAACCCACTTTTGTGGTGGATGGCGTAGTGCATTACTGCGTAGCCAACATGCCCGGCGGTGTTCCGCGCACGTCGACCCAAGCGCTTTCTAACGCCACCTTGCCTTTCACTTTGGCTCTGGCGGACCAAGGCACCACCGCGGCTCTGCAAGCCGATGCCCACTTGTTGAACGGACTCAACGTATGCGGTGGCCAAATAACCGACCGTGCCGTGGCCGACACCTTTGGCCTTGACTTCGTGGACCCTCTCCAAGCGTTAGAAAACCGCTAA
- a CDS encoding selenoprotein B glycine/betaine/sarcosine/D-proline reductase, protein MSDQQVRDELSQLEGYTFEDKPWVTPKPLSECRVAVVTTAGLTVDNNADWNPGDQAFTLLPGDRRDFTLAHFSPNFDRIGWVVDPNVVLPLDRLDEMAAEGVIGSVADVHVSFMGAQIDHTLETIRLDTGPAAAKALLDDDVDLVLLTPV, encoded by the coding sequence ATGAGCGACCAACAAGTACGTGACGAATTATCCCAACTTGAGGGCTACACCTTTGAAGACAAACCGTGGGTAACGCCGAAACCTTTAAGCGAATGTCGGGTGGCTGTGGTGACCACGGCGGGCTTGACCGTAGACAACAACGCCGATTGGAACCCCGGCGACCAGGCCTTTACTTTGTTGCCTGGTGATCGGCGAGATTTTACTTTGGCCCATTTCAGCCCCAACTTTGACCGCATTGGTTGGGTAGTGGACCCCAACGTGGTGTTGCCGTTGGACCGCCTTGACGAAATGGCCGCCGAGGGGGTTATCGGCTCAGTGGCTGATGTACATGTTTCGTTTATGGGGGCACAAATAGACCACACGTTAGAAACCATTCGCCTCGACACTGGCCCAGCGGCCGCTAAAGCTTTACTCGACGACGACGTGGACTTGGTGCTACTCACCCCGGTTTGA